The sequence below is a genomic window from bacterium.
AGGAACGCCACGAGCACGATGACCAGCGGCAGGAACGGGATCCCGAACGCAATGTCGGCCAGCCGCATCAGGACGGCATCGATCCATCCGCCGTAAAACCCCGCCACGATCCCGACGACCGTACCGATCAGCGCGACGAAGAACGCCGCCGTGAACCCCACCGTCAGCGCCGGCCGCGCGCCATGGACCAACTGCGAGAAGATGTCCCGTCCGACGTTGGTGGTGCCGAGGCGGAACGACGGCCCGGGCGGTTGGTTGGCCATCAGGTCGTCTCCTTTGGTGATGGTCTGCTGCGGGTCGTACGGCGCGATCAGCGGTGCCGCAGCCGCCACGAGGATGAAGACCAGGTAGATGCAGACGCCCGCAACCGCGAAGCGGTCGTGCTGGAGCACTCCCCGGAAGGACTCCCACGCTCGGCGCCCCGCGGCGAACCCCGGCGTGCGGGGGCGGGGGAGGACCTGCACGCTACCGTTTCGCATAGGACACCCGCGGATCGAGCCAGGAATACGCAATGTCGGCCAGGAGGTTCATCGCGATGGCCACCG
It includes:
- a CDS encoding ABC transporter permease, with the translated sequence MRNGSVQVLPRPRTPGFAAGRRAWESFRGVLQHDRFAVAGVCIYLVFILVAAAAPLIAPYDPQQTITKGDDLMANQPPGPSFRLGTTNVGRDIFSQLVHGARPALTVGFTAAFFVALIGTVVGIVAGFYGGWIDAVLMRLADIAFGIPFLPLVIVLVAFL